The genome window TGGCGATGCCACTGCTCTGCGCCGCGCCTTTGGGCGTTTTGGCACCGGTGTGACTGTGGTCACCGTTAAAACTGCGCAGGGCCCGATGGGGATGACGGCGAATTCTTTCGCCTCTGTCTCGCTTGATCCGCCTTTGGTGCTGTGGTCGCCTGCGATTTCATCCAAGCGGCACGATAGTTTTACCGCAGCGGCGTCATTTTGCATTCACGTGCTTGGCGCGGATCAAGAGGAATTGGCCCAGCGTTTCGCCACACAGGGCCATGACTTTGGCGGGTTCGACTGGACCGAGGATGCAGCAGGCGTGCCCACTTTTGCAGGCTGCCTTGCGCGGTTTCACTGCAATACCTACGCGGTGCACGCAGCGGGCGATCATTCGCTGATCTTGGGCCATGTCCGACAGGCCGCACTGCGCGAGGACGGCGCCGCGGGGTTGATGTTTGACCAAGGCCGTTATGGCCGCTTTACCCCACGCGACGAAGCTTAATCGCCTGTAAAACCAAGGGCGCCCCGCAAGGCGCCCTCGTTCTTAATAATCCCGCTCAAAGAAGATCCCGATGCTGCTGTCGCCATCGGAGCCGAGCGTGCCCTTCGCCGTCAGGCTCTCGCTGATGTCGAGGTTGAGGGAGACCTCGCCAGTCCCGTCAGAGGCGGCCGTGACATCGGTATAGACATTGTCCGTCAGATATTTCCCCAACCGCAGCGCCGTGGCGCCGTCGTCGGTGGTGGTCACATCAAGATCATCCAATCCAAAGCCTTCGCGCAGGTTGCCGATTATCCCGTCGCCCCCACGGCCTGCAAGGGTCGCCACGGCGCTGGCAAGTTGCAGCGCCTGAAAGGCCGAGATTTCCGAGATGTTACGCCCGAAAAGCAATTGCGACAGCACTTCATCCTGTGGCGCGGCGGGGGTTGATTCAAAGGTAACCTCCGGCTCATTCGCGGGGCCACTGACAATCACACGCACCTCTCCCGCCTCGGTATCGGTTGAGGTAACGAACCGGATGTAAGGAATGAAATCACCCTGAAACTGAACCGACCCCTCATCCAGCAAAAAACGTTTGCCCAAGATATCCAGCCGCCCTCGGATCAACTCAAACCGCCCAGCAGAGATAATGCGGTTGGTGGTGCCGCTGAGGTTCAACGCGCCGCCTAGTTCCGCATCCAGCCCGCGGCCGCGCACAAAGATGCGGTTCGGCGCGTTGATCTGCAGGTTGAGCCCAAAACCAGCGCCAGAGGATGTCTCGGTCGGATCGTCACCCGCATCGGCCCCATCGAGCCCCGCCTTGCGGCGCGTCGCCAGAACATCGGCTGGCGCGTTGACCTGGGTGATCTGCGGGATGTCCCCGATCGAGGTCAACCCGGTCGCGGGCACCTGAATATTCGTCTCGCCCGCGTTGATCACACCGGTAATCTGCGCACCGCCGCTCAGCGGGCCAGCGAGACGCAAATCCCCGTTCAGTGTGGTGCTATAAAGGCTTGGGTCCGCATAGACGAGGTTGCGCACAGCGATGTTGATATCCGCGGGCAAGGCAGGCGTCAGGGTGACCGCTCCGGCCACGTTAAGCTGCCCGCCATCCACCGCTTGGCCTGTCACATTTAACTGTGCGCGGTTATTGCCAAGCTGAATGTCAGCATCGATCCCCTGCAAAGCGACCCGCAGGTTCGGCGCAGTGAATGTCGCATTATTCGTCGAGATACGCCCGCTAACCGAAGACAACGCCGCTGGTCCATTGATCTGCAAATCAAATTGCGCCTGCCCTTGCAGGTTGCGCGGCGCGAGGAAGGGCCGCGACAACCCAAGCGGGGCATTGCCTGCAATATCAATGTTTAGCGAGCCATCGGCATTCACCAACCCAGCAACGCTGGCCTGCGTACCAGCAGGGCCGTTGGCATTGGTGTCGATCCGCCATGCCTCCCCCTCGCGCCGGGCCGAGCCTGCGA of Sulfitobacter sp. DSM 110093 contains these proteins:
- a CDS encoding flavin reductase family protein codes for the protein MNDDLIPFSPDSGDATALRRAFGRFGTGVTVVTVKTAQGPMGMTANSFASVSLDPPLVLWSPAISSKRHDSFTAAASFCIHVLGADQEELAQRFATQGHDFGGFDWTEDAAGVPTFAGCLARFHCNTYAVHAAGDHSLILGHVRQAALREDGAAGLMFDQGRYGRFTPRDEA